From Anaerohalosphaera lusitana, one genomic window encodes:
- a CDS encoding NTPase — translation MNDKPFKILIEGPPGCGKTTAIKEITSELPGCAFSGFYTNEMREEGRRVGFTITNFADHSEVFAHQDFDTPTKVGRYSVDVQTFEKIALPAIDIDHTTAPLLIIDEIGKMECLSEPFQQLILKAFDSQRDIIATVPNKGTGLIQQIKKHPSVKITRLSKSNFNETIYQILKTLQVAY, via the coding sequence ATGAATGATAAGCCGTTCAAAATCTTGATCGAAGGACCGCCCGGCTGCGGCAAGACCACCGCCATCAAAGAGATCACCTCCGAACTGCCCGGCTGCGCCTTCTCAGGCTTCTACACCAACGAAATGCGAGAAGAAGGCCGCCGCGTAGGCTTCACCATCACCAATTTCGCCGACCACTCCGAAGTCTTCGCACACCAGGATTTCGACACCCCCACAAAAGTCGGCAGATACAGCGTCGACGTGCAAACCTTCGAAAAGATCGCACTGCCCGCCATCGACATCGACCACACCACTGCCCCCCTGCTCATCATCGACGAAATAGGCAAAATGGAATGCCTCTCCGAACCCTTCCAGCAGCTCATCCTCAAGGCCTTCGACTCCCAGCGGGACATCATCGCCACCGTCCCCAACAAAGGCACGGGCCTCATACAGCAGATCAAAAAACACCCCAGCGTAAAGATCACCCGCCTCAGCAAGTCTAACTTCAACGAGACCATCTACCAAATCCTCAAAACCCTCCAGGTCGCATACTGA
- a CDS encoding Clp1/GlmU family protein — MRMQINELTQKIIAEKPRTILVLGACDTGKTTFTLDLAKRLVQHSPTAILDSDTGQSHIGLPSTIAYANLTPGTTDYQSLTANAPAFIGDVTPTGHLLQFCAALHNCLRSAREHAHTVLIDTPGYISDSTARALWHETYRLIAPDLIIALQKENELEHILASLPKNARITRIIAPSHIPAKTPAARRAYRSNLFRRYFNNARTWTVDLKTTPYQSRSNLTPQNIANRVLALRNYNSHDTALAIAKEYDPRTRQLTILSPATPCSDIAALIFGDFTLEPAAIP; from the coding sequence ATGCGAATGCAGATTAACGAACTCACACAAAAGATCATCGCCGAAAAACCGCGTACCATCCTCGTCCTCGGCGCCTGCGACACCGGCAAAACCACCTTCACCCTCGACCTCGCCAAAAGACTCGTCCAGCACTCCCCCACGGCCATCCTCGACTCCGACACAGGCCAGTCCCACATAGGCCTGCCCTCCACCATCGCATACGCCAACCTAACCCCCGGCACCACAGACTACCAAAGCCTCACCGCCAACGCCCCCGCGTTCATCGGCGACGTCACCCCAACCGGCCACCTCCTCCAGTTCTGCGCCGCCCTGCACAACTGCCTCCGATCCGCCCGCGAGCACGCTCACACCGTCCTCATCGACACTCCCGGCTACATCTCAGACTCAACCGCCCGCGCACTTTGGCACGAAACATACCGCCTGATCGCCCCCGACCTCATCATCGCCCTGCAGAAAGAGAACGAACTCGAACACATCCTCGCCTCCCTGCCCAAAAACGCCCGCATCACCCGCATAATCGCCCCCTCGCACATCCCCGCCAAAACACCCGCTGCCCGCCGGGCATACCGCAGCAACCTCTTCCGACGCTACTTCAATAACGCCCGCACCTGGACCGTCGACCTCAAAACTACCCCATACCAGTCCCGCTCAAACCTCACCCCACAAAACATCGCGAACCGCGTCCTCGCCCTGCGAAACTACAACTCCCACGACACCGCCCTCGCCATAGCAAAAGAATACGACCCACGCACCCGCCAGTTAACCATCCTCTCGCCCGCAACCCCGTGCTCCGACATCGCCGCCCTAATCTTCGGCGACTTCACCCTCGAACCCGCCGCCATCCCCTAA
- a CDS encoding DUF72 domain-containing protein — protein sequence MGKSKCEIRVGTSGWHYKHWRGVFYPEELKTSEWFGFFAKHFDTVEVNNSFYKLPDEKTVKDWAEEAPKGFLYTVKANRYITHIKKLSDPGDALDNFYERMGHLGKTMGPVLYQLPPNLHKKMEKLRAFCEMLPKGHNTVFEFRHASWYDDDVLDVLDEFGCGFCVHDMGGVESPKERTGDVIYLRFHGTQGEYSGGYTDGQLSEWADWVKKHKKGIKAVYAYFNNDVEGNAVRNAMTLRDMLM from the coding sequence ATGGGTAAATCTAAGTGTGAGATACGAGTTGGGACGAGCGGGTGGCATTATAAGCACTGGCGGGGGGTGTTCTATCCCGAGGAGCTGAAGACGTCGGAGTGGTTCGGTTTTTTTGCGAAGCACTTTGATACGGTGGAGGTGAACAATTCTTTTTACAAGCTGCCGGACGAGAAGACGGTGAAGGACTGGGCGGAGGAGGCGCCGAAGGGATTTTTGTACACGGTGAAGGCGAACCGTTATATTACCCATATCAAGAAGCTGTCCGATCCGGGGGATGCGCTGGACAATTTTTATGAGCGGATGGGGCATTTGGGGAAGACGATGGGACCCGTGCTGTATCAGCTTCCGCCGAATCTGCACAAGAAGATGGAGAAGCTGAGGGCGTTTTGTGAGATGCTGCCGAAGGGGCATAATACGGTGTTCGAGTTTCGGCATGCGAGCTGGTATGACGACGATGTGCTGGATGTGCTGGACGAGTTCGGGTGCGGGTTCTGTGTGCATGATATGGGAGGCGTGGAGTCGCCGAAAGAGCGGACGGGGGATGTGATCTATCTGCGGTTTCACGGGACGCAGGGGGAGTATTCCGGCGGGTATACCGATGGGCAGCTTAGCGAGTGGGCGGACTGGGTGAAGAAGCACAAGAAGGGGATTAAGGCGGTGTACGCCTATTTCAATAATGACGTTGAGGGGAACGCGGTGCGGAACGCTATGACGCTGCGGGATATGCTGATGTGA
- a CDS encoding IS4 family transposase: MTAKRKKIKEHQLAGFKYFKSISGMLESLHEAGCENDRAGNRLLHMDQYMSLLLLYMFNPICTSLRAVQQASELKKVQRKLGCPRTSLGSLSEAARVFDSQLMQEIVDDLAAKLGPVSLNSKLNDLSGILTAVDGTVIPALSKMTWAFWKTDKNAVKAHAQFDLEKHVPLKLTITEGKEDERRTLAGNLEKGRIYVQDRGYASYALFQQIIDAGSSFVCRLHDDAAYETLEEHSLSEDARNASVLFDRTVRLGSNLRMKQKLSSPVRLVAIKCTPHIKRAKTGRGGPEQGQTLLVATDRLDLDADVIALIFKQRWTIEIFFRFFKHVLGCRHLLSYCHNGIELQTYAAIIACMLISLWTGKKPTIRTYEMLCWYFTGMADEEELLAHIGRLRPQD, encoded by the coding sequence ATGACGGCCAAGCGTAAAAAAATCAAAGAGCATCAGCTTGCTGGTTTTAAGTATTTCAAGTCCATCTCCGGGATGCTTGAATCGCTGCATGAGGCCGGCTGCGAGAATGACCGGGCGGGCAATCGGCTGCTGCACATGGACCAGTACATGTCCTTATTGCTGCTCTATATGTTCAACCCGATCTGCACCTCACTGCGGGCTGTTCAGCAGGCCAGTGAGCTCAAAAAGGTTCAACGCAAGCTTGGCTGTCCTCGTACTTCGCTGGGCAGTCTTTCAGAAGCAGCCCGGGTTTTCGACAGCCAGCTAATGCAGGAGATTGTTGACGACCTTGCAGCAAAGCTTGGCCCTGTTTCCCTCAACAGCAAACTCAATGACCTATCCGGGATACTGACGGCTGTTGACGGCACGGTAATCCCGGCTCTGTCGAAGATGACATGGGCCTTCTGGAAGACCGACAAGAACGCGGTCAAGGCCCACGCCCAATTCGATTTGGAAAAGCACGTTCCGCTAAAACTGACCATCACCGAAGGTAAAGAAGACGAACGGCGGACGCTTGCCGGCAATCTCGAAAAAGGCCGTATATACGTTCAAGACCGCGGATACGCCAGTTATGCGTTGTTCCAGCAAATCATCGATGCCGGCAGTTCGTTCGTGTGTCGGCTGCATGATGATGCGGCCTACGAAACCCTCGAAGAGCACAGTCTCAGCGAAGATGCCAGAAATGCAAGTGTATTGTTCGACCGCACCGTCCGTCTCGGCTCTAACCTGAGAATGAAGCAAAAACTCTCATCACCGGTTCGACTGGTCGCGATCAAATGTACGCCTCATATCAAGCGTGCCAAGACAGGACGAGGCGGGCCCGAACAGGGCCAGACGTTGCTGGTAGCCACCGACCGACTTGATCTCGATGCCGACGTTATCGCCCTGATCTTCAAGCAACGGTGGACGATTGAAATATTCTTCCGCTTCTTCAAGCATGTTCTTGGCTGCAGGCACCTTCTGAGCTATTGCCACAATGGTATCGAACTGCAAACCTATGCGGCAATCATCGCATGCATGCTGATCTCACTTTGGACCGGCAAAAAACCGACGATCCGAACCTATGAAATGCTCTGCTGGTACTTCACCGGCATGGCCGACGAAGAGGAACTGCTGGCCCATATAGGCCGGCTCAGACCACAGGATTAG
- a CDS encoding IS1595 family transposase — MINKYKKRSKISEAKFRQIVKLFALDIEATKIAELTGLSRKTINTILYKIRIRIAEYCQQQSPFDVGEIEIDESYFGARRVRGVRGRGAKGKHIVFGLIKRGGKVYTQVVRNCSKSTLMPIIKQKVDKDSIVYTDGFKTYDGLVDFGYKKHYRVKHGENEFAEGHNHINGIENFWAIAKGRLNKFRGISKGTFALHLKECEFRFNHRHDDLYKLLLKILRKNPI; from the coding sequence ATGATTAACAAGTACAAAAAGCGTTCAAAAATTTCGGAGGCCAAATTCCGGCAGATCGTAAAGCTGTTCGCCCTGGATATCGAGGCCACCAAAATTGCTGAGCTGACTGGTCTTTCGAGAAAGACCATCAACACGATTCTTTACAAAATTCGAATACGGATCGCCGAATACTGTCAGCAGCAAAGTCCGTTTGACGTCGGCGAGATTGAGATCGACGAAAGCTATTTCGGAGCCCGAAGGGTGCGTGGCGTTCGAGGCCGTGGTGCTAAGGGCAAGCACATTGTCTTCGGCCTGATAAAACGCGGCGGTAAGGTCTACACGCAGGTGGTCAGAAACTGCTCTAAAAGCACGCTGATGCCCATTATAAAGCAAAAGGTTGATAAGGATTCGATCGTGTACACCGATGGTTTCAAAACCTATGACGGCCTGGTTGACTTTGGCTACAAGAAGCACTATCGCGTCAAACATGGAGAGAACGAATTTGCTGAAGGTCACAATCACATTAACGGAATTGAGAACTTCTGGGCGATTGCCAAAGGTCGGCTCAACAAGTTTCGAGGAATCAGCAAAGGTACCTTTGCTCTGCACCTGAAAGAATGTGAATTTAGATTTAACCATCGACACGATGACCTGTACAAGTTACTGTTAAAAATACTCAGAAAGAACCCAATTTAA
- a CDS encoding TatD family hydrolase produces MTKTRQQNLTDCHLHLQAFTDDLDAVLDRARAAGVSRYICNATQPSDWPAVKQLAATHPDMIPAFGLHPHFVTDQPENWLDRLEQYLTATPSAAVGEIGLDRHFTRETFQAQRTAFIAQLDLARKLDRPAMIHCLRADGPMIDILTDQPKQPRPILMHAYSASAEMLPRFARLAAYFSFGGAAIRQNAKNAHHALTAVPDDRLLIETDSPDMTPPKKYQSADIPNPDRNEPANLPHILTRIAEIRNTDPEKLTEQIARNTEKFLASLKP; encoded by the coding sequence ATGACCAAAACCAGACAGCAAAATCTGACCGACTGCCACCTCCACCTCCAGGCCTTCACCGACGACCTGGACGCGGTACTCGACCGCGCCCGCGCCGCCGGCGTCAGCCGTTACATCTGCAACGCAACCCAACCCAGCGACTGGCCCGCCGTCAAACAGCTCGCTGCAACCCATCCAGACATGATCCCCGCCTTCGGCCTGCACCCGCACTTCGTCACCGACCAGCCCGAAAACTGGCTCGACCGCCTCGAACAGTACCTCACCGCAACCCCCTCCGCCGCCGTAGGCGAAATAGGCCTCGACCGCCACTTCACCAGAGAAACGTTCCAAGCCCAGCGAACCGCCTTCATCGCCCAGCTCGACCTCGCCCGCAAACTCGACCGCCCCGCTATGATCCACTGCCTCCGCGCCGACGGTCCAATGATCGACATCCTCACCGACCAGCCCAAGCAGCCCCGCCCCATCCTTATGCACGCATACTCCGCCTCCGCCGAAATGCTCCCCCGCTTCGCCCGCCTCGCCGCATACTTCTCCTTCGGCGGCGCAGCAATCCGTCAGAACGCCAAAAACGCGCACCACGCCCTAACCGCCGTCCCAGACGACCGACTCCTCATCGAAACCGACTCCCCCGATATGACACCGCCCAAAAAGTATCAATCCGCAGACATCCCAAACCCCGACCGAAACGAACCGGCCAACCTGCCGCACATCCTCACCCGCATCGCCGAAATACGAAATACCGACCCCGAAAAATTAACTGAACAAATCGCCCGCAACACCGAAAAGTTCCTTGCAAGTCTCAAACCCTGA
- a CDS encoding tRNA threonylcarbamoyladenosine dehydratase produces the protein MTQQNFHKRFARTARLVGPEGVKRLSSAHVAVIGLGAVGSYAVEALTRAGVGNLTLVDFDQITHSNMNRQLYALESTLGQPKSEIARRRVLDINPDCNVRALHTFIHHDTVRSVLEPRPDIVIDAIDSLNPKVELLTALHELAIPTVTSMGAALRTDPSAIRVAKLKKSYNCPLARLVRKRLRRRNIPLDFTCVYSTETTDNLPDHAIGSDRADEHDHSFRGRQRSTLGSLPTITGIFGLTAANTAIKMLAGETAQREPKARKTG, from the coding sequence ATGACCCAACAAAATTTCCACAAACGATTCGCACGAACCGCACGCCTCGTCGGACCCGAAGGCGTCAAACGCCTCTCCTCAGCCCATGTCGCCGTCATAGGCCTCGGAGCCGTCGGCAGCTATGCGGTCGAGGCCCTCACCCGTGCAGGCGTCGGCAATCTCACCCTCGTAGACTTCGACCAGATCACCCACAGCAACATGAACCGCCAGCTCTACGCCCTCGAATCCACACTCGGCCAACCCAAATCCGAGATCGCCCGCCGCCGCGTCCTCGACATCAACCCCGACTGCAATGTCCGCGCCCTGCACACCTTCATCCACCACGATACCGTCCGCTCCGTACTCGAACCGCGTCCGGACATCGTCATCGACGCCATCGACTCACTAAACCCCAAGGTCGAACTGCTCACCGCCCTGCACGAACTCGCCATCCCCACCGTCACCAGCATGGGAGCGGCCCTGCGCACCGATCCTTCCGCGATCCGCGTCGCCAAACTCAAAAAATCCTACAACTGCCCCCTCGCCCGCCTCGTCCGCAAACGCCTCCGCCGCCGCAACATCCCCCTCGACTTCACCTGCGTCTACTCCACCGAAACCACCGACAACCTCCCCGACCACGCAATAGGCTCGGACCGAGCCGACGAACACGACCACTCATTCCGCGGCCGACAACGATCCACCCTCGGCTCACTGCCCACCATAACAGGCATCTTCGGCCTCACCGCCGCAAACACCGCTATAAAGATGCTTGCCGGGGAAACGGCACAGCGGGAACCAAAGGCCCGAAAAACAGGCTGA